One genomic region from Dehalobacter restrictus DSM 9455 encodes:
- the rplD gene encoding 50S ribosomal protein L4, which translates to MPKVQVVNMQGSPVGEMELNETIFGIEPNTHVMHSAVVAQLANARVGTHSTLGRSEVRGGGRKPWKQKGTGRARAGTIRSPLWRGGGIVFGPKPRDYSKKLPKKVKRLALCSALSSKVIDNSLIVVDQISFEQPKTKEMVKLLEALKIDKKALLVVENNDDNNVLVSARNIQGVLTSRADALNVIDLLKYDFVVFTKAAVMRTEEVLSNA; encoded by the coding sequence ATGCCTAAGGTACAGGTTGTAAATATGCAAGGATCTCCGGTTGGAGAAATGGAATTAAATGAAACGATATTTGGAATAGAGCCCAATACCCATGTTATGCATTCCGCTGTTGTAGCCCAGCTGGCCAACGCCAGAGTCGGCACCCATTCTACATTAGGTCGGAGCGAAGTCAGAGGCGGCGGTCGCAAGCCTTGGAAACAAAAAGGAACAGGTCGGGCCAGAGCCGGCACGATCCGTTCACCGCTCTGGAGAGGCGGCGGCATCGTATTTGGACCAAAACCGAGAGACTATAGTAAAAAGCTTCCTAAGAAAGTGAAGAGACTGGCTCTGTGCTCTGCGCTTTCCAGCAAAGTGATTGACAACAGCCTGATCGTGGTTGATCAAATCAGCTTTGAGCAGCCAAAAACCAAAGAAATGGTTAAACTTTTGGAAGCTCTGAAAATTGATAAAAAAGCGCTTCTCGTTGTCGAGAACAATGACGATAATAACGTTCTGGTCTCTGCGCGCAACATTCAGGGAGTGCTTACCTCAAGAGCAGATGCCTTAAATGTTATAGATCTTTTGAAATATGATTTTGTGGTATTTACCAAGGCGGCTGTGATGAGGACTGAGGAGGTGCTGAGCAATGCGTGA
- the tuf gene encoding elongation factor Tu: protein MGKQKFDRSKPHVNVGTIGHVDHGKTTTTAAITFVLSKVGGAVATAFDQIDKAPEERERGITISTAHVEYETANRHYAHVDCPGHADYVKNMITGAAQMDGAILVVSAADGPMPQTREHILLARQVGVPYIVVWLNKVDMVDDPELLELVEMEVRELLSEYEFPGDDIPVIPGSGLKALECGCGQRDCEWCGKIWNLMDAVDSYIPQPERAVDKPFLMPVEDVFTITGRGTVATGRVERGVLKVGDEIEIVGLSEKPRKSVCTGVEMFRKLLDQAQAGDNIGALLRGVERKDIERGQVLAKPGSIKPHTKFSGEVYILSKEEGGRHTPFFNNYRPQFYFRTTDVTGVIKLPEGTEMIMPGDRVSIECELITPIAMEEGLRFAIREGGRTVGSGVVAKVVE from the coding sequence ATGGGTAAACAAAAATTTGACCGTTCCAAGCCGCACGTTAACGTAGGTACAATTGGCCACGTTGACCATGGTAAAACGACAACGACTGCTGCGATTACATTTGTTTTGTCCAAGGTCGGCGGTGCTGTTGCAACTGCATTTGATCAGATCGACAAAGCGCCTGAAGAGCGTGAACGCGGAATTACGATTTCTACCGCTCATGTTGAGTATGAAACGGCAAACCGTCACTATGCTCACGTTGACTGCCCGGGCCATGCTGACTATGTTAAAAACATGATCACCGGTGCTGCTCAGATGGACGGTGCCATCCTGGTTGTATCCGCTGCTGACGGCCCGATGCCTCAGACGCGTGAACACATCCTTCTTGCCCGTCAGGTAGGTGTGCCTTACATCGTTGTATGGCTGAACAAAGTTGACATGGTTGATGATCCTGAACTTCTCGAACTGGTTGAAATGGAAGTTCGTGAGCTGTTAAGTGAATATGAATTTCCCGGTGATGATATTCCTGTTATTCCCGGTTCCGGACTCAAAGCTCTGGAGTGCGGATGCGGACAGAGAGACTGCGAATGGTGCGGCAAAATCTGGAATCTGATGGATGCTGTTGACAGCTATATTCCTCAACCGGAACGTGCTGTAGACAAACCATTCCTGATGCCTGTAGAAGATGTCTTCACGATCACTGGTCGTGGTACTGTTGCTACCGGCCGTGTAGAGCGTGGTGTCCTTAAAGTCGGCGATGAAATTGAAATCGTTGGTCTTTCTGAAAAACCGCGTAAGAGTGTTTGCACAGGCGTTGAAATGTTCCGAAAACTGCTCGATCAGGCTCAGGCCGGTGACAATATCGGCGCTCTGCTGCGTGGTGTCGAGCGTAAAGACATTGAGCGCGGACAGGTTCTGGCTAAACCAGGAAGTATTAAACCGCATACGAAGTTTAGCGGTGAAGTTTACATTCTGAGTAAAGAAGAAGGCGGACGTCATACGCCGTTCTTCAACAACTATCGTCCTCAGTTCTACTTCAGAACAACCGACGTTACTGGTGTAATCAAACTCCCAGAAGGCACAGAAATGATTATGCCTGGTGACCGTGTATCCATCGAGTGCGAATTGATCACCCCCATTGCTATGGAAGAGGGACTCCGCTTCGCTATCCGTGAAGGCGGACGTACTGTTGGGTCCGGCGTTGTAGCCAAAGTTGTCGAATAA
- the rplN gene encoding 50S ribosomal protein L14 translates to MIQAESTLKVGDNTGAKKLLCIRVLGGSKRRYASIGDIIVAAVKEATPGGVVKKGDVVKAVVVRTTKEIKRPDGSYIRFSENAAVIIKDDKSPKGTRIFGPVARELREKDYMKIVSLAPEVL, encoded by the coding sequence ATGATTCAGGCTGAATCAACCCTTAAAGTGGGAGATAATACCGGAGCAAAAAAACTTTTATGTATCCGTGTGTTGGGTGGTTCTAAACGTCGTTACGCATCAATTGGTGATATCATCGTTGCTGCGGTTAAAGAAGCAACACCAGGCGGCGTTGTCAAAAAAGGTGATGTTGTCAAAGCTGTTGTTGTCCGTACTACCAAAGAAATTAAAAGACCAGACGGTTCATATATTCGATTCTCCGAAAATGCAGCAGTTATTATCAAAGATGACAAGAGTCCGAAAGGAACGCGTATTTTTGGACCTGTTGCCCGTGAACTCAGAGAAAAAGATTACATGAAAATCGTTTCGCTGGCACCGGAAGTACTATAG
- the rpsQ gene encoding 30S ribosomal protein S17 — protein MERTMRKTQYGKVVSDKMDKTIVVAIETRKKHPIYHKTVKVTKKYKAHDENNEARLGDTVLIMETRPLSKEKNWRLVKVVEKAVIL, from the coding sequence TTGGAAAGAACAATGCGCAAAACGCAATATGGCAAAGTTGTCAGCGATAAAATGGATAAAACGATTGTTGTTGCAATTGAAACCAGAAAAAAACATCCAATCTATCATAAAACAGTAAAGGTTACCAAAAAATATAAGGCGCATGATGAGAATAACGAGGCTAGACTAGGGGATACCGTCCTGATTATGGAGACCAGACCGTTAAGCAAAGAAAAGAACTGGAGACTGGTCAAAGTTGTTGAAAAAGCGGTTATTCTCTAA
- the fusA gene encoding elongation factor G, with amino-acid sequence MARQVPLEKTRNIGIMAHIDAGKTTTTERILFYTGRVHKIGEVHDGAATMDWMVQEQERGITITSAATTCQWKGHNVNIIDTPGHVDFTVEVERSLRVLDGAVAVFCSVGGVEPQSETVWRQADKYGVPRIAYINKMDRVGADFFRGVSMIVDRLGSNPVPIQLPIGTEDKFSGIVDLVTMKATIYTDDLGTASDVSDIPADLMELAQEYREKLLEAVSDVDEELMMKYLEGAEISEQEIKQAIRKGTINLKFIPVLCGSSFKNKGVQPLLDAVVDYMPSPLDVPAIQGVNPDTGEEDVRHSDDNAPFSALAFKIMSDPYVGKLTFFRVYSGTLSAGSYITNSTKGKKERIGRILRMHANHREDVDEVRAGDIAAAVGIKDVSTGDTLCDEKNRVILESMVFPEPVIHIAIEPKTKADQEKLGGSLAKLAEEDPTFKMRTDEETGQTIISGMGELHLEIIVDRLMREFKVDCNVGRPQVAYKETIRKHVKAEGKYVRQSGGRGQYGHCWVEFEPLEQGTGFVFESKIVGGVIPKEYISPIGAGIEEALQNGILAGYPVLDIKATVVDGSYHDVDSSEMAFKIAGSMAFKAAAAKADPAILEPMMKVEVTVPEEYMGDVIGDLNSRRGRIEGMEARSGAQIIRGYVPLSEMFGYATELRSRTQGRGVYSMQFDHYEEVPKNIAEGIIAKRQGA; translated from the coding sequence GTGGCAAGGCAAGTTCCCTTGGAGAAAACTCGGAATATCGGCATCATGGCGCATATTGATGCTGGAAAGACCACAACCACAGAGCGCATCTTATTTTACACTGGCCGTGTTCATAAAATCGGTGAAGTGCATGATGGTGCTGCCACGATGGATTGGATGGTTCAGGAGCAGGAGCGTGGGATTACCATTACTTCTGCAGCTACCACCTGTCAATGGAAAGGGCACAATGTTAATATCATTGACACACCCGGGCACGTTGATTTTACTGTTGAGGTTGAGCGCTCTCTGCGCGTGCTGGACGGCGCTGTAGCAGTGTTCTGTTCAGTTGGCGGGGTTGAGCCTCAGTCGGAAACAGTTTGGCGCCAGGCCGACAAATACGGTGTACCTCGTATCGCTTATATAAATAAGATGGACAGAGTCGGTGCGGATTTTTTCCGTGGAGTTTCCATGATTGTTGACCGCCTGGGATCAAATCCTGTTCCTATTCAGCTTCCGATTGGAACTGAAGACAAATTTAGCGGGATTGTGGATTTGGTTACCATGAAAGCAACAATATACACAGATGACCTCGGCACAGCAAGCGATGTTTCCGATATTCCTGCAGACCTGATGGAATTGGCGCAGGAATACCGTGAAAAATTGCTGGAAGCTGTCTCAGATGTCGATGAAGAATTGATGATGAAATATCTGGAGGGCGCAGAGATTTCCGAACAGGAAATCAAGCAGGCGATCCGCAAAGGCACAATTAACTTAAAATTCATTCCGGTTTTATGCGGATCATCCTTCAAGAACAAAGGGGTTCAGCCTTTGCTTGATGCTGTCGTCGATTATATGCCGTCGCCTCTTGATGTGCCGGCTATCCAGGGTGTCAATCCGGATACCGGTGAGGAAGACGTGCGTCATTCCGATGATAACGCACCTTTTTCAGCATTGGCATTTAAAATTATGTCGGATCCTTATGTTGGAAAATTGACCTTCTTCCGCGTTTATTCCGGAACGCTCAGTGCGGGTTCCTATATCACGAACTCGACCAAGGGCAAGAAGGAAAGAATTGGCCGTATTCTTCGGATGCACGCCAATCACCGCGAAGATGTCGATGAAGTCCGCGCTGGGGATATCGCTGCAGCTGTCGGCATCAAAGATGTCAGCACAGGGGATACGTTATGCGATGAAAAGAACCGCGTTATTCTCGAATCGATGGTATTCCCCGAACCAGTTATTCATATTGCAATTGAACCTAAAACAAAGGCTGACCAGGAAAAGCTTGGCGGATCACTCGCAAAGCTTGCTGAAGAAGATCCTACCTTTAAGATGCGTACGGATGAAGAAACCGGACAAACCATTATTTCAGGGATGGGAGAACTTCACCTGGAAATCATTGTTGACAGACTGATGAGAGAGTTTAAAGTTGACTGTAATGTGGGTCGTCCACAGGTAGCCTATAAGGAAACGATCCGCAAGCATGTCAAAGCAGAAGGAAAATATGTTCGGCAGTCTGGTGGACGTGGACAGTATGGTCACTGCTGGGTTGAATTCGAACCGCTAGAACAGGGCACTGGCTTTGTATTTGAAAGCAAGATTGTCGGTGGCGTTATTCCTAAAGAATATATATCGCCGATCGGTGCTGGTATAGAAGAAGCCCTTCAAAATGGTATCTTGGCCGGGTATCCGGTTCTGGATATCAAGGCGACCGTCGTTGACGGATCCTACCATGATGTCGACTCCTCTGAAATGGCCTTCAAAATTGCCGGTTCAATGGCTTTCAAAGCAGCGGCTGCCAAAGCAGACCCCGCAATTCTGGAGCCAATGATGAAGGTGGAAGTCACCGTGCCGGAAGAATATATGGGCGATGTCATCGGAGATTTGAACTCGCGCCGAGGCAGAATCGAAGGTATGGAAGCTCGTTCGGGTGCCCAGATTATTCGTGGTTATGTGCCGCTTTCGGAGATGTTCGGTTATGCGACAGAGCTCCGTTCCCGTACTCAGGGCAGGGGCGTATATTCAATGCAGTTTGATCACTATGAGGAAGTGCCCAAAAATATTGCCGAAGGTATTATTGCCAAGCGGCAGGGGGCTTAA
- the rpsS gene encoding 30S ribosomal protein S19, translated as MGRSLKKGPYVSARLLERVEDMNKNGEKRVLKTWSRRSTIFPQMIGHTIAVHDGRKHVPVYITEDMVGHKLGEFALTRTFKGHAGSEKSSGLR; from the coding sequence ATGGGCAGATCTCTAAAAAAGGGACCTTATGTCAGCGCTCGTTTGTTAGAACGGGTGGAAGATATGAATAAAAACGGCGAGAAGAGAGTATTGAAGACTTGGTCCAGACGATCCACCATTTTCCCGCAGATGATTGGTCATACGATTGCCGTCCATGACGGACGCAAGCATGTACCTGTTTATATTACAGAAGATATGGTTGGGCATAAACTTGGTGAATTTGCACTGACCCGGACTTTCAAAGGACATGCCGGAAGTGAAAAATCGAGCGGCTTACGCTAG
- the rpsJ gene encoding 30S ribosomal protein S10, whose product MNQKIRIRLKAFDHKTLDQSAERIVDTAKRTGASVNGPIPLPTEKSIYTILRSPHVNKDSREQFEMRTHKRLIDIIDPTSKTVDALMRLDLPSGVDIEIKL is encoded by the coding sequence ATGAACCAAAAGATTAGAATTCGGCTGAAGGCCTTTGACCACAAAACGCTTGATCAGTCGGCAGAAAGAATTGTTGATACCGCGAAAAGAACCGGTGCGAGCGTCAATGGGCCAATACCCCTTCCGACCGAAAAGAGTATTTACACTATTTTACGTTCTCCGCATGTCAACAAGGATTCCCGTGAACAGTTTGAAATGAGAACACACAAGAGATTGATCGATATTATTGATCCTACCTCGAAAACAGTGGATGCACTGATGAGACTGGATCTGCCTTCCGGTGTAGATATCGAAATTAAATTATAA
- the rplC gene encoding 50S ribosomal protein L3, whose amino-acid sequence MSRGILGKKVGMTQIFAEDGKVIPVTVVQAGPCYVLQKKTEASDGYNAIQVGFDEKRENLATKPEKGHFKKSGVKFMRFIKEFRTAEADSFEVGQEIKADIFAAGDKVDVVGTSKGKGFAGMHKRHGARRGPMGHGSKYHHRTGSMGAKGPARVFKGRNLPGRMGGERVTVQNLEVVRVDTDKNYILIRGCVPGAKKSLLILKESVKAK is encoded by the coding sequence GTGTCTAGAGGAATTCTGGGTAAAAAAGTGGGTATGACCCAAATTTTTGCAGAAGACGGAAAAGTGATTCCGGTGACTGTTGTTCAGGCCGGTCCTTGTTATGTCCTGCAGAAAAAAACTGAAGCTTCAGACGGTTATAATGCAATTCAGGTTGGTTTTGATGAGAAAAGAGAAAATCTTGCAACTAAACCTGAAAAAGGTCATTTCAAAAAATCCGGTGTCAAATTCATGCGCTTCATCAAGGAATTCAGAACTGCTGAGGCAGATTCCTTCGAAGTTGGTCAGGAAATCAAAGCAGATATCTTCGCAGCCGGTGACAAAGTTGATGTAGTCGGAACTTCCAAAGGTAAGGGCTTTGCTGGTATGCATAAGCGTCATGGAGCCCGCCGCGGACCCATGGGTCATGGATCAAAATATCATCACCGTACAGGTTCCATGGGCGCGAAAGGGCCAGCTCGTGTTTTCAAGGGAAGAAATTTACCTGGACGGATGGGTGGAGAAAGAGTTACGGTTCAAAACCTTGAAGTTGTAAGGGTTGATACTGATAAAAACTACATCCTTATTCGAGGATGCGTACCTGGTGCTAAAAAAAGCCTGCTGATACTGAAAGAATCGGTTAAAGCGAAATAA
- the rpsL gene encoding 30S ribosomal protein S12, whose amino-acid sequence MPTIHQLIRKGREKVIAKSTAPALQWGHNSLKRKDFPSGGSPQKRGVCTRVYTTTPKKPNSALRKVARVRLTNGIEITTYIPGIGHNLQEHSVVLVRGGRVKDLPGVRYHIVRGALDTTGVQNRSQARSKYGAKRPKKK is encoded by the coding sequence ATGCCGACAATTCATCAGCTTATCCGCAAAGGGAGAGAAAAGGTTATTGCAAAATCGACCGCTCCTGCTCTGCAATGGGGACATAATTCACTGAAACGCAAGGATTTTCCTTCGGGTGGTTCTCCGCAAAAGAGAGGGGTATGTACGAGAGTGTATACCACAACACCTAAAAAACCGAATTCTGCTCTGAGAAAGGTAGCCCGTGTCCGCCTGACCAATGGCATTGAAATAACCACGTATATTCCTGGAATCGGCCATAACCTTCAGGAACACTCCGTAGTTCTGGTTCGTGGAGGCCGTGTTAAGGATCTTCCGGGCGTACGTTATCATATCGTTCGTGGGGCATTGGATACAACCGGTGTTCAAAACCGAAGTCAGGCTCGTTCCAAGTATGGGGCCAAGAGACCTAAGAAAAAATAA
- the rplB gene encoding 50S ribosomal protein L2: MPIRSYKPTSPGRRQMTVLNFDEITRNEPERSLIAPLRKKAGRNNTGRLTVRHQGGGHKRRYRLIDFKRIKDGVPAKVASIEYDPNRSANIALLNYADGFKSYIIAPNGLKVGQEIVSGEQADIKAGNTLKLKNIPVGTLIHNIEMKPGKGGQLVRSAGGSAQLMAKEGSYATLRLPSGEMRMIHIECRATIGQVGNLDYENVTIGKAGRSRWLGIRPTVRGSVMNPCDHPHGGGEGRNPIGRNPVTPWGKPALGAKTRKKKNQSNKFIVKRRDKK, translated from the coding sequence ATGCCAATTAGATCGTACAAACCAACATCTCCGGGACGCAGACAGATGACTGTACTGAATTTCGATGAGATTACCAGGAATGAGCCTGAACGTTCCCTTATCGCCCCCCTGCGCAAGAAGGCTGGAAGGAATAATACAGGACGTTTGACAGTCCGTCACCAAGGCGGCGGTCATAAGAGACGTTATCGTCTGATAGATTTTAAAAGAATCAAAGATGGCGTTCCTGCCAAAGTTGCTAGCATTGAATATGATCCGAACCGTTCTGCTAACATCGCTCTTCTGAACTATGCTGACGGCTTTAAAAGTTACATTATTGCTCCCAATGGACTTAAGGTGGGCCAGGAAATTGTAAGCGGCGAACAGGCCGATATTAAAGCCGGCAATACGTTAAAGCTTAAGAATATTCCGGTCGGAACACTGATTCATAATATTGAGATGAAACCCGGCAAAGGCGGCCAGTTAGTCCGTTCAGCCGGTGGATCAGCTCAGTTGATGGCCAAAGAAGGCAGTTATGCAACACTCAGACTCCCGTCGGGAGAAATGAGAATGATCCACATCGAGTGCCGGGCCACGATTGGCCAGGTCGGGAACTTGGATTATGAAAACGTGACGATCGGTAAAGCCGGAAGATCCCGTTGGCTTGGGATTCGTCCGACAGTCCGTGGTTCAGTCATGAACCCGTGTGATCACCCCCACGGCGGTGGTGAAGGACGTAACCCGATTGGACGTAATCCTGTCACTCCTTGGGGTAAACCCGCCCTTGGCGCCAAGACCAGGAAAAAGAAGAACCAAAGCAATAAGTTCATTGTCAAGCGTAGAGATAAGAAGTAA
- the rplP gene encoding 50S ribosomal protein L16 — MLVPTRVKHRKQHRPSLKGKAQRGTKVVYGEYGLMALENAWVTNRQIEAARIAMTRYIKRGGKVWINIFPDRPITAKPAETRMGSGKGTPEYWIAVIKPNRVMFELAGVSEEVAREALRLAAHKLPIKCKFVRKEDQAEEQVGGGADGEE; from the coding sequence ATGTTAGTACCAACCAGAGTAAAGCATCGTAAACAACATCGTCCGAGCCTTAAAGGAAAGGCTCAGAGAGGTACTAAAGTAGTTTACGGTGAATATGGACTTATGGCGCTCGAGAATGCCTGGGTTACCAACCGGCAGATTGAGGCAGCTCGTATTGCAATGACCCGTTACATTAAGCGTGGCGGTAAAGTATGGATAAATATCTTTCCTGACAGGCCGATAACTGCAAAACCGGCTGAGACCAGAATGGGTAGTGGTAAAGGTACTCCGGAATACTGGATTGCTGTTATCAAACCCAACAGAGTCATGTTTGAACTGGCCGGTGTTTCTGAGGAAGTTGCCCGTGAAGCGTTAAGGCTCGCAGCTCATAAACTTCCGATTAAATGCAAGTTTGTCCGCAAAGAGGATCAGGCTGAAGAACAGGTTGGAGGTGGCGCAGATGGCGAAGAATAA
- the rplW gene encoding 50S ribosomal protein L23, which translates to MRDARDVLIRPVISEKSVGLVEENKYSFWVSTAANKIEIKSAVEKMFKVKVDDVRTMKVKGKEKRQGRYSGMTPTRKKAIVTLKAGDKIEGFAGL; encoded by the coding sequence ATGCGTGATGCTCGTGACGTACTGATTCGACCGGTCATTTCTGAAAAATCGGTCGGATTGGTAGAGGAAAACAAATACTCCTTCTGGGTTAGCACTGCAGCTAATAAGATTGAAATCAAATCAGCTGTAGAGAAAATGTTCAAAGTTAAAGTTGATGACGTTCGCACCATGAAGGTTAAAGGAAAAGAAAAACGTCAGGGCCGTTATTCGGGCATGACACCTACCAGGAAGAAAGCTATCGTAACCCTGAAGGCCGGCGACAAAATTGAAGGATTTGCAGGTCTGTAG
- the rpmC gene encoding 50S ribosomal protein L29, giving the protein MAKNKNFPDMTDEELLKQIDGLKTELFNLRFQLATGQLDNPMRIKEVRKGIARGKTILRERELKRA; this is encoded by the coding sequence ATGGCGAAGAATAAGAATTTCCCTGATATGACCGATGAAGAGCTCCTGAAACAGATTGACGGGCTCAAAACGGAATTATTCAATTTGCGTTTCCAATTAGCTACCGGACAACTTGATAACCCGATGCGGATCAAAGAGGTCCGTAAAGGGATCGCGAGAGGCAAAACCATTCTCCGTGAGCGCGAGCTCAAACGTGCTTAA
- the rpsC gene encoding 30S ribosomal protein S3 gives MGQKVNPKGLRIGIIRSWEGRWYADKNYRELLHEDLKIRKFVTNKLQQAGVPKVEIERAANRVKVSVHAAKPGIVIGRGGAEVENLRKALETMTGKQVAVNIVEIKKPELDAKLVADSVAQQLEKRISFRRAMKQTVGRTMRAGAQGIKISCSGRLGGAEIARTEWYNEGKVPLHTLRADIDYGFSEANTTYGKIGVKVWIYRGEVLPTKKSVQEEGGL, from the coding sequence ATGGGTCAAAAAGTTAACCCCAAAGGTCTTCGTATTGGCATTATCCGTTCGTGGGAAGGCCGCTGGTATGCTGATAAGAACTACAGGGAGCTCCTCCACGAAGACTTAAAAATCCGTAAATTTGTAACCAACAAACTCCAACAAGCAGGAGTTCCTAAAGTTGAAATAGAGCGCGCTGCAAACCGGGTCAAAGTATCTGTTCATGCCGCAAAACCCGGGATCGTAATTGGCCGCGGTGGCGCTGAAGTCGAGAACCTGCGCAAGGCATTAGAAACAATGACCGGCAAACAGGTTGCAGTTAATATTGTTGAAATTAAAAAGCCTGAACTGGATGCCAAGCTGGTGGCTGACAGTGTCGCTCAGCAACTTGAAAAACGTATTTCTTTCCGGAGGGCGATGAAACAGACCGTAGGTCGCACCATGCGTGCAGGCGCTCAAGGGATCAAGATTTCATGCAGCGGACGTCTGGGTGGAGCTGAAATTGCCCGTACAGAATGGTATAACGAGGGAAAAGTCCCCCTTCATACGCTGCGCGCAGACATTGACTACGGATTTTCCGAAGCCAATACAACGTATGGCAAAATCGGCGTAAAAGTATGGATTTACCGTGGAGAAGTTCTTCCGACCAAGAAGTCCGTTCAGGAGGAAGGAGGATTATAA
- the rplX gene encoding 50S ribosomal protein L24 produces the protein MSAERTKVNVRKGDMVMVITGKDAGKKGKVLEVLTQKGRVVVEKVNVVKKHQKPTKDMPQGGIVDKEAPIHSSNVMLFCTECNSVTRKSVKITGEGKVRVCKNCGHNLPEENKK, from the coding sequence ATGTCCGCCGAAAGAACAAAAGTAAACGTCAGAAAAGGCGATATGGTCATGGTGATAACCGGCAAGGACGCCGGAAAAAAAGGCAAGGTTCTTGAAGTTCTAACCCAGAAGGGCAGAGTTGTGGTCGAGAAGGTCAACGTTGTAAAGAAACATCAGAAACCGACCAAAGATATGCCCCAAGGTGGAATTGTCGATAAAGAAGCTCCGATTCACAGCTCCAATGTGATGCTGTTTTGCACAGAATGTAATTCTGTCACCAGGAAGAGTGTTAAGATTACTGGAGAAGGTAAAGTGAGAGTCTGCAAGAATTGCGGACACAATTTGCCGGAAGAAAATAAGAAGTAA
- the rpsG gene encoding 30S ribosomal protein S7, whose translation MPRKGYIAKREILPDPIYKNKTVTKFINQIMLDGKKGVAESNCYNAFQIIQDKTGKDPIEVFETALKNVMPVLEVKARRVGGANYQVPIEVRVDRRLTLGLRWLVEYARKRGEKTMQEKLAGELMDAANNTGGSYKKKEDTHKMAEANKAFAHYRW comes from the coding sequence TTGCCCAGAAAAGGTTATATTGCGAAAAGAGAGATCCTGCCGGATCCAATCTATAAGAATAAGACCGTCACAAAATTTATCAACCAGATTATGCTTGATGGCAAAAAAGGTGTTGCTGAATCGAATTGCTATAATGCCTTTCAGATTATTCAAGATAAGACCGGTAAAGATCCGATCGAAGTATTTGAGACAGCATTAAAAAATGTTATGCCTGTATTAGAAGTCAAAGCACGCAGAGTCGGTGGCGCCAACTATCAGGTGCCGATCGAAGTACGTGTGGACCGTCGTCTGACCCTAGGCCTGCGCTGGCTGGTTGAGTATGCCCGTAAAAGGGGAGAAAAAACCATGCAGGAAAAACTGGCCGGAGAGCTAATGGATGCTGCCAACAATACTGGCGGTTCTTATAAGAAAAAAGAAGATACCCATAAAATGGCCGAAGCAAACAAGGCTTTTGCCCATTATCGCTGGTAA
- the rplV gene encoding 50S ribosomal protein L22, which translates to METKAVAKFIRISPRKVRLVVDLIRGKKVEEAMAILKFTPNISAEPVGKVLKSAVANAEHNLEMSPDDLYVTKVFVDQGPTLKRIMPRAQGRADRIRKRTSHITVVVGDKKEE; encoded by the coding sequence ATGGAAACAAAAGCAGTTGCTAAATTTATCCGTATCTCTCCTCGCAAGGTGCGCCTGGTTGTAGATCTGATTCGCGGTAAGAAAGTTGAAGAAGCGATGGCGATCTTGAAATTTACGCCGAATATATCTGCTGAACCGGTTGGCAAGGTGCTGAAGTCAGCAGTAGCAAACGCGGAACACAACCTGGAAATGAGTCCGGATGATCTGTATGTTACCAAAGTATTCGTTGATCAAGGACCAACCTTAAAGCGTATCATGCCTCGGGCGCAGGGAAGAGCTGACAGGATCCGCAAACGGACCAGTCACATTACCGTTGTCGTCGGGGATAAGAAGGAGGAATAG